One stretch of Methylopila sp. 73B DNA includes these proteins:
- a CDS encoding CinA family protein, whose protein sequence is MNPTLYDLTEETLRLARGAGLTIATAESCTGGLVAAALTEVPGSSDVVDRGFVTYSNAAKTALVGVSEELLAAHGAVSEPVARAMAEGALAAAGVSLTVAITGVAGPGGGSEDKPVGLVHFAAARAGRPTLHRERRFGDLGRAEIRRRSVIEALAMLQEAAGAIAAA, encoded by the coding sequence ATGAACCCGACCCTCTACGATCTCACCGAGGAGACGCTGCGCCTCGCCCGCGGCGCGGGCCTCACCATCGCGACCGCCGAATCCTGCACCGGCGGGCTGGTGGCCGCGGCGCTGACCGAAGTGCCGGGTTCGTCCGACGTGGTTGACCGCGGCTTCGTGACCTATTCGAACGCGGCGAAGACGGCGCTGGTCGGCGTGTCCGAGGAGTTGCTCGCCGCGCATGGCGCTGTCAGCGAGCCCGTCGCCCGCGCCATGGCCGAGGGCGCTCTTGCGGCCGCCGGCGTAAGCTTAACGGTCGCGATCACCGGCGTCGCAGGCCCCGGCGGCGGGTCGGAGGACAAGCCCGTCGGGCTGGTGCATTTCGCGGCGGCGCGCGCCGGCCGTCCGACCCTGCACCGCGAGCGCCGCTTCGGCGACCTCGGCCGCGCCGAGATCCGTCGTCGGTCCGTGATCGAGGCGCTGGCGATGCTGCAGGAGGCCGCGGGCGCGATCGCAGCGGCGTGA
- a CDS encoding gamma carbonic anhydrase family protein, translating to MALYELDGERPQTPANGRYWVAETAVLVGKIVLEEDANIWFGTVMRGDNETITVGARSNVQDGCILHTDPGFPLDIGPDCTVGHGAILHGCTIGAGSLIGMGATVLNGAKIGKSCLVGANALVTEGKEFPDFSMIVGSPAKVVKTLGPEWEIKLLGTSGRYVANARRFAKGMKRVD from the coding sequence ATGGCCCTGTACGAACTCGACGGCGAACGCCCCCAGACGCCCGCCAACGGCCGGTACTGGGTGGCGGAGACGGCGGTGCTCGTGGGCAAGATCGTGCTCGAGGAGGACGCCAACATCTGGTTCGGAACCGTGATGCGCGGCGACAACGAGACGATCACCGTCGGCGCCCGCTCCAACGTCCAGGACGGCTGCATCCTCCACACCGACCCCGGCTTTCCGCTCGACATCGGGCCGGACTGCACGGTCGGCCACGGCGCGATCCTGCACGGCTGCACCATCGGGGCCGGAAGCCTGATCGGCATGGGCGCGACCGTGCTGAACGGCGCGAAGATCGGAAAGTCCTGCCTCGTCGGCGCCAACGCGCTCGTGACCGAGGGCAAGGAGTTTCCGGATTTCTCGATGATCGTCGGGTCGCCGGCCAAGGTCGTGAAGACGCTCGGGCCGGAGTGGGAGATCAAGTTGCTCGGCACCTCCGGGCGCTACGTCGCCAACGCCCGCCGCTTCGCCAAGGGCATGAAGCGGGTGGATTGA
- a CDS encoding DUF3126 family protein encodes MEKREIERVQSYMRRLFQNQTVRVVARPRKDDSAEVYLGEEFIGVVFRDDEDGDLSYNFQMAILETDLE; translated from the coding sequence TTGGAAAAGCGCGAAATCGAGCGCGTGCAGAGCTACATGCGCCGCCTGTTCCAGAACCAGACGGTCCGCGTCGTGGCGCGCCCGCGCAAGGACGACAGCGCCGAGGTCTATCTCGGCGAGGAGTTCATTGGCGTCGTGTTCCGCGACGACGAGGACGGCGACCTGTCCTACAATTTCCAGATGGCGATCCTGGAGACCGACCTCGAGTGA
- the cysE gene encoding serine O-acetyltransferase, with translation MAKLARAESHNLLTLDPVWARVRSEAEEALRREPELASFLIATVINQEKLEQAIGHRIASRLGHEDLSSSMISQTYDEAVAADPTIGAAVRADLAAVVERDPACTRALEPLLHFKGFHAIQTHRLAHWLWTQGRHDFALYLQSRSSSIFQVDIHPATRIGRGLFFDHATGVVIGETAVIEDNVSILHGVTLGGTGKSTEDRHPKIRHGVLIGAGAKILGNIEVGHCSRVAAGSVVLQDVPANTTVAGVPARVVGASPCKEPSRTMDHIFYDAGL, from the coding sequence ATGGCCAAGCTCGCGCGCGCCGAGAGCCATAACCTGCTCACCCTCGATCCCGTCTGGGCGCGTGTGCGCTCCGAGGCCGAGGAGGCTCTGCGTCGGGAGCCGGAGCTTGCGAGCTTCCTGATCGCGACGGTGATCAATCAGGAAAAGCTGGAGCAGGCGATCGGCCACCGCATCGCTTCGCGCCTCGGCCATGAGGACCTGTCGTCCTCCATGATCTCCCAGACCTACGACGAGGCCGTCGCCGCCGATCCCACGATCGGCGCGGCGGTGCGCGCCGACCTTGCGGCCGTCGTCGAGCGCGATCCGGCCTGCACTCGCGCGCTGGAGCCGCTGCTCCACTTCAAGGGTTTCCACGCGATCCAGACGCACCGGCTCGCGCACTGGCTCTGGACGCAGGGGCGGCATGACTTCGCGCTCTATCTGCAGAGTCGCTCGTCGTCGATCTTCCAGGTCGACATCCATCCGGCGACCCGCATCGGCCGGGGCCTTTTCTTCGACCACGCCACCGGCGTCGTGATCGGCGAGACGGCGGTGATCGAGGACAACGTGTCGATCCTGCACGGCGTGACGCTGGGCGGCACGGGCAAGAGCACGGAAGACCGGCACCCGAAGATCCGCCACGGCGTGCTGATCGGCGCCGGCGCGAAGATCCTCGGCAACATCGAGGTCGGCCATTGCTCGCGCGTCGCGGCGGGCTCCGTCGTGCTGCAGGACGTGCCGGCCAACACCACCGTCGCCGGCGTCCCCGCTCGCGTGGTCGGCGCGTCGCCCTGCAAGGAGCCGTCGCGGACCATGGACCACATCTTCTACGACGCCGGTCTCTGA